GCAGGAGGTGACGGCAGGTTGAGTCTTGGAGCTGCAGCAGCTCGACTCGGGTTGGGCGATGGCCTCCACGGGCTGGCTGGCGCAGCAGGTGTGCGCCTCCTTGGCCTTGCTGGAAGAACAGCAGCTATGCGCTTCCTCCGGCTCGTCTTCGCAGGCGCAGGCGGCTTCTTCGCCCTTGCAGCCGCAACCGCAACCGCAACCAGCGTCGATGTCCTTGGGTGCCACGTCGTCGGCCTGGCCAAAGCGGTCGACCATCACCCCGGTGACGACGCCGCTGACCGCTGCCACGCCGATGCGCACCAGGGCGAAGGGCCAACTGATCATGCCGGCAGTGGCGAGGATGCTGTCGACCCCGGTGTGCGGGGTGGAGGCGGTAAAGGCCGCCGTCGCCCCTGCGCTGCCGCCCTGCCGCCGAATGCCTGCCGCGACGGGGATCACGCCGCAGGAGCAGAGGGGGAGGGGGACGCCGAGCAGGGTGGCCTTGACGGTCTGCCAAAAGCCGCGCTTGCCCAGGTGCTCGCGCACCCAGCTCTCCTTCACAACCGCGTGGAGCAGGGCCGCAATGCCAAAGCCCAGCCAGAGGTAAGGGGCCATCTCGGCCACAAGAGCCCAGACGCCGCGCAAAAGTTCACTCACCCAGTTCATGAGGGCCAGCTTACACCCTCTACCTTACTACAGGGTCAAGCGTGCAGTGGAGCTTTTTTGTATTTCCACTCAAGGTGCGGGCGATAGGGCATTCGCTGGCCGAGCCTTCGCCCGGGCAGGCTTCGAGCAGGCGCTGCAGGGCCGTGCGCAGCCTCTGGAGGTCGTCGATCTTCTCTTCGATGTGGTGCAGCTTTTCCGTCACGAGGTGGTGGTAGTCTCCCGCATCGCTCTCGTCGTCCTGACGCAGCTCCAGCAGCTCGGCGATCTCTTTCAGCGAAAAGCCCAGGGCCTTGGAGCGCTGGATAAAGGCCACGCGGTCGACCGCCTCGGGCGCATAGGCGCGGTAGCCGTTGCTGAGGCGGATCGGCTCGGGCAGCAGGCTCTCGCGCTCGTAAAAGCGGAGCGTCTCCACCGTCACGCCGGTCTCCTTCGCCAGTTGGCCGATGGTCATGCGTTGCATGGTGGCAAGGTAAGCCGCCGAACCGGCCATCGCAAGCCGCGTGTACACGGTGAGGGGGAGACCGTTGGAACGATCTCCCCCTTTTGCGCTCAGGTTTATAAGGGTAAGAGAGGGCGGTGTGGAACCGTGTTGAAAGCCCTATTGGCTGTCGGCCGCTCTCTCCACCTGGGCCAGGTAATCGGCCACGTATCCCAGCGGCTTGATGTCCTGTGCCTGGCGCAAATAGCGGGAGGCGGCGCCGAACTCCTTCTGGCCCACCTTGATGCGGGCGAGGGAGAGCAGGGCCGGGTGGCGGAATTCTTCCAGCTTGGCGGCTTGTTCCGCATAGTAGGTGGCCTTTACGGCATCGCCCGCCTGTTGGTAGTAGTCGATGAGCGAGAGGAGTGCGCGCCCGTTCATGGGGTCGCGCGAGACTACGTTTTCGAGCAATTCGGCGGCCTTCTCGTTCTGGTTGTTACCCAGCGCGACCTTGGCTTCGAGGTTGAGCACTTCCAGCTCTTCAGCTTCGGTCATCTTGCTACCGGCCGGCGAGGCGCGGAACTTCGAGATGATCTCGGCCACTTCGTCGAAGCGCTCGTGCGAGGCGAGGTTGTAGCCCACGCGCAAGACGCGGTCGGTCTTGACTTCGCCGGAGGTGAGCGCGTCGCCGTAGGCCTCGGTGCCTTGCTGGATCAGGCCCTGGTTGATGTAGATGTCGCCCAGGAGCATGAGGGTGGCCGGCTTGGCTTTGCCCAGCTGGCGCACGATCTCTAGGTTGGCGGCGGCGAGCTCTGGCTTTTGCAGGTCGAGGAATTCGTTGGCCTGCAGCATCCACCATTCGGCGTTCTCGGGCTCCTTCTCGATGAACTCGTAGAGCATGGCGATGGTCTCTTCATGCTCGTTGAGGGCTTCGAGACACTTCATCTTGCCCAGCTTCCAGTCTTTGCTGGAGGGCTGGAGCATGATGGCCATGCGGTAGGAGTCGAGCGCGGTGGTGTACTCGCCCTGGTTCATGTAGCAGTAGCCCAGCAGGCCGTAGAGCGAGCCGTCGCCCGGCTTCAGCTCCATCGCCTTTTGGAGGTGCTTGAGCGCTTCGGACCAGTTGTTCTGGCTCACGTAGCTGCGGCCGATGTTGACGTAGGCGCGGTAAAAGTTCGGGAACTTCTTGATCGCCTGCTGATAGGCCGGGATGGCCTTCGCCATGTCCTGCTCCTGGTAATACAGGTTGCCCAGGATGAAGTCGAAGGCGGCGCTGGACTCTGGCTTGATGCCGCGTTGCAGGGCCGCGATGGCCCCGCGGGCGTTGTTGGACTGGATGAGCGGCGTGATCTCTTCGAAGAGAGTCTTCTCGTCGAGGCTGATCTCGGGGTTCACTGAGGTGTCGACCCCGTAGCTGCCGAGGAAGCGTTCCCGGAATTCCGGGTTGGACCAGCTGTTCTCGGAGAGGGGGAAGAGTTGCCCATGCACGCTGCCCACGGATACGAGGGCGAGCGCCAGGGTGCTGAACGTGCGAAAGTGCTTGAACATGTGTCTGTTGAATTACCAGTTGATGACAATCGGGATGCCGTAGCGGGCGCTCACGGCGCGGCCGTCTTTCATGGGCTTGGTGAAGCGCATGCGGCTCACGTAGTTGATGATCGATTCCTCGACGCCGGACGGGCTCACCTCGTGGAACTTGGTGAAGTTGACCGAGCCGTCGGGGTTGATCACGATCTCAACGATCGCCTTGATCGGGATGCGCTGCTGGCGGATCCGAGGCGGAGCGTCAAACTGCTCGTTGGTCAGCGCGCGCGGCTTTTCGTCGAGCTCGCTGATGTCGAAGAGCTGGATGTCCTGGATCGTGTCGGCGCTGCTCACCTGGTTAACCTCCCCGAGGCCGAAGTCTCCGGCCAAGGCACCACCCACACCGGGGTTGATCGCCATGGAGAGCTGGCTGAGGGAGAGGTTCATGGGGGGCGGCTGCATCTGCGGCGGCGGCTCTTCCACCACCTCGTTGACCGGGGGCGGAGGCTCCGGCGGGGGTGGGGGAGGGGGCGGCAGCGACACGTTGAACTCGCGGACGGTTACCTGCTCCGGCGGGCCACCGGTGATCGATTGCACGAGGGGCACCAGGACGAGCATGGCGGCCACCCCGAAGATCGCGAAGACCACGCCCCCGGGGGTTGATTTGGACACCTTGGGCGCCTGGTAGCCGCGCCACGAAAACGAAGAGTTTGGCATGTTGTGCGGTGGTCGGCCCGCCCGCGGAGAGGCCTTGGGGGCCGGTGCGGTCGTGGTACCCATGGCTTAGATCTCGTCGGTTGAGATGCTGATGTCTTCCGCCCCGGC
The Verrucomicrobiota bacterium JB022 DNA segment above includes these coding regions:
- a CDS encoding heavy metal-responsive transcriptional regulator — protein: MQRMTIGQLAKETGVTVETLRFYERESLLPEPIRLSNGYRAYAPEAVDRVAFIQRSKALGFSLKEIAELLELRQDDESDAGDYHHLVTEKLHHIEEKIDDLQRLRTALQRLLEACPGEGSASECPIARTLSGNTKKLHCTLDPVVR
- a CDS encoding tetratricopeptide repeat protein; this translates as MFKHFRTFSTLALALVSVGSVHGQLFPLSENSWSNPEFRERFLGSYGVDTSVNPEISLDEKTLFEEITPLIQSNNARGAIAALQRGIKPESSAAFDFILGNLYYQEQDMAKAIPAYQQAIKKFPNFYRAYVNIGRSYVSQNNWSEALKHLQKAMELKPGDGSLYGLLGYCYMNQGEYTTALDSYRMAIMLQPSSKDWKLGKMKCLEALNEHEETIAMLYEFIEKEPENAEWWMLQANEFLDLQKPELAAANLEIVRQLGKAKPATLMLLGDIYINQGLIQQGTEAYGDALTSGEVKTDRVLRVGYNLASHERFDEVAEIISKFRASPAGSKMTEAEELEVLNLEAKVALGNNQNEKAAELLENVVSRDPMNGRALLSLIDYYQQAGDAVKATYYAEQAAKLEEFRHPALLSLARIKVGQKEFGAASRYLRQAQDIKPLGYVADYLAQVERAADSQ
- a CDS encoding energy transducer TonB — protein: MPNSSFSWRGYQAPKVSKSTPGGVVFAIFGVAAMLVLVPLVQSITGGPPEQVTVREFNVSLPPPPPPPPEPPPPVNEVVEEPPPQMQPPPMNLSLSQLSMAINPGVGGALAGDFGLGEVNQVSSADTIQDIQLFDISELDEKPRALTNEQFDAPPRIRQQRIPIKAIVEIVINPDGSVNFTKFHEVSPSGVEESIINYVSRMRFTKPMKDGRAVSARYGIPIVINW